One Oryzomonas sagensis genomic region harbors:
- a CDS encoding WD40/YVTN/BNR-like repeat-containing protein: protein MKTTRLYALFAIIALFYLLQACGGSGGGSGSSQPLTTSAAPVATSLAMSVNAHDASRNWRSVASSSDGTRLVAVVEGGYIYTSADSGTTWTPRDASRVWIAVASSADGARLVAAELGGQIYTSTDAGVSWTPRAEERSWSGVASSADGVKLVATEMGGLIYTSSDAGITWTPRDEERNWMSVASSADGTRLVAAETATGQLYTSTDSGATWTPRNSASGWYSVALSSGGTKLVAADSTGRLSTSDDFGATWRDTGVSSNTWAAVVSAANGARLFALAEDGAVYTSADSGATWTVSPSGVLWTAVAASADGSRLVAVAQGDQVYTLTN, encoded by the coding sequence ATGAAAACAACCAGACTTTATGCTTTGTTCGCGATAATCGCGCTATTTTACCTGCTGCAGGCCTGCGGCGGTTCAGGGGGAGGCTCCGGCTCCAGCCAGCCCCTCACAACGAGCGCGGCCCCCGTGGCAACATCGCTGGCAATGTCCGTGAATGCGCATGATGCAAGCCGCAACTGGCGGTCGGTGGCCAGTTCCTCGGATGGCACCAGGCTGGTCGCCGTGGTGGAGGGGGGATATATCTACACCTCTGCGGATTCCGGGACGACCTGGACCCCGCGGGATGCCTCCCGCGTCTGGATCGCCGTAGCTTCGTCCGCAGACGGCGCCAGGCTGGTGGCAGCGGAATTGGGGGGGCAAATCTACACATCGACAGATGCGGGCGTAAGCTGGACCCCCCGCGCTGAGGAGCGGAGCTGGTCCGGCGTTGCCTCATCCGCAGACGGCGTCAAGCTGGTCGCAACGGAGATGGGGGGGCTGATCTACACATCCTCGGACGCGGGGATTACCTGGACCCCCCGCGACGAGGAGAGAAACTGGATGAGCGTGGCATCGAGCGCCGACGGCACCCGGCTCGTGGCTGCGGAGACGGCGACCGGGCAGCTGTACACCTCCACGGATTCCGGGGCGACCTGGACCCCGCGCAATTCAGCATCAGGATGGTATTCCGTGGCCCTGTCCTCGGGCGGCACCAAGCTGGTTGCAGCCGATAGCACCGGCCGGCTCTCCACATCCGACGATTTCGGCGCGACATGGAGGGACACGGGCGTTTCGAGCAATACGTGGGCCGCCGTCGTATCGGCCGCAAACGGGGCCAGGCTGTTCGCCCTGGCGGAGGATGGGGCTGTCTACACCTCTGCGGATTCCGGGGCGACCTGGACCGTGAGCCCGTCGGGCGTACTTTGGACGGCCGTTGCCGCATCCGCGGACGGGTCCCGGCTGGTTGCCGTGGCCCAGGGCGACCAGGTCTACACACTCACCAACTGA
- a CDS encoding glycoside hydrolase family 99-like domain-containing protein, giving the protein MKRIQFVALLVLLCGTSAGSYAQNYSIGVYYYPGWRSDYINWKDIKGLPGSRSPGKPWPERVPLLGYYPEEQQWVAERHIDLATKYGINFFVYDWYWDGSSPQFNHAINNYLHAKNRSKLQFSILWDNAFATLTTLTQYDNMVSYWINNYFNQPTFYQIDGKPAVFIFSNPQLLLYATTLGTSVQSLLQRADSMAKSRGYNGIYFVATINDMPATSLENQLSGRGFSAYTGWNYAMARGALVDDYSTMVDGYLAYYTAAANTAKILPYLVPASPGYDERPWHGATSIVRNNPTPDKFTRMLTGAKALLDQQQNTAKILLIEAWNEFGEGSVIEPTNKWGTSYLETIRHVFVPSAAAKKRPK; this is encoded by the coding sequence ATGAAACGGATACAATTCGTCGCCTTATTGGTACTGTTATGTGGGACGAGTGCCGGATCATATGCCCAAAACTATTCCATAGGGGTCTACTATTACCCCGGCTGGCGGAGCGATTACATCAACTGGAAGGACATCAAGGGTCTGCCCGGATCGAGATCACCCGGCAAACCATGGCCTGAGCGGGTGCCATTGCTCGGCTATTATCCGGAGGAGCAGCAATGGGTTGCAGAGAGGCACATCGATCTGGCGACCAAGTACGGGATCAATTTTTTTGTCTATGACTGGTATTGGGACGGCAGCAGCCCCCAGTTCAACCATGCGATAAACAACTATCTACATGCCAAGAACAGAAGCAAGCTGCAATTCAGCATTCTCTGGGACAACGCCTTTGCGACACTGACAACCCTGACTCAGTATGACAACATGGTGTCATACTGGATCAACAACTATTTCAATCAGCCGACCTTTTATCAGATAGACGGCAAGCCGGCGGTGTTTATCTTTTCCAATCCCCAGTTGCTCCTATACGCGACTACGCTCGGCACCTCGGTTCAGTCGTTGCTGCAACGAGCTGATTCAATGGCGAAGAGCAGGGGATATAACGGTATCTATTTTGTGGCAACTATCAACGACATGCCAGCCACCAGCCTGGAAAATCAATTGTCCGGCCGGGGGTTCAGCGCCTATACCGGGTGGAATTACGCCATGGCCAGAGGCGCATTGGTCGACGACTACAGCACGATGGTGGATGGTTATCTGGCCTACTATACCGCTGCGGCGAATACGGCAAAGATCCTGCCGTACCTTGTCCCGGCCAGCCCCGGCTACGACGAAAGACCGTGGCACGGCGCCACGTCCATTGTCAGAAACAACCCTACCCCCGACAAATTCACACGGATGTTGACGGGGGCCAAAGCACTCCTGGACCAGCAGCAAAACACGGCAAAGATATTATTGATCGAAGCCTGGAACGAATTCGGGGAAGGCTCCGTCATCGAGCCGACAAACAAATGGGGTACGAGCTACCTGGAAACGATCAGGCATGTCTTTGTTCCCTCGGCGGCCGCGAAGAAAAGGCCCAAATGA
- a CDS encoding FkbM family methyltransferase — translation MIASVMKRLHMIRAKLVHDPYLKHSLWRDVAHETFKCYGYRKAGIKNSMRVDHIDGFFKVGIEGRVIYWPDTADVARVVDMYFEVFNQGNNHYFDIPEMVVKTGDVVMDCGTCEGYFTRKALESGAGKVYCIEPGTAIVRCLYKTFESEIQGNRVSIHPCLIGDENKSVEFYDNFSDPTIGQISRKSEAGRHNGYIKNVQMVTVDEFCLTNTIDKVDFIKVDIEGGEVGLVVGAEKTIKRHRPNLAIAVYHAAENANLIVDFIEKLSVGYEIRVKGIVDFAGVPRPVMVHCYHAK, via the coding sequence ATGATTGCATCGGTGATGAAGCGCTTGCATATGATCAGGGCAAAACTGGTACACGATCCGTACCTTAAACATTCCCTATGGCGGGATGTGGCGCACGAAACCTTCAAATGTTACGGTTATCGCAAGGCAGGTATAAAAAATAGTATGAGGGTTGACCACATAGATGGTTTTTTCAAGGTCGGAATAGAAGGCAGGGTCATCTACTGGCCCGATACGGCGGATGTGGCGAGGGTCGTGGATATGTATTTCGAGGTGTTCAACCAAGGCAATAACCATTATTTCGATATCCCGGAGATGGTGGTCAAGACCGGGGACGTGGTCATGGACTGCGGGACGTGCGAGGGATATTTCACGCGCAAGGCATTGGAATCCGGGGCGGGCAAGGTTTACTGCATAGAGCCGGGAACGGCCATTGTCCGATGCTTGTATAAAACATTCGAATCCGAGATACAGGGAAACAGGGTTTCCATCCATCCCTGCCTGATCGGAGACGAGAATAAGTCTGTTGAATTTTACGATAACTTTTCAGACCCGACAATCGGGCAGATAAGCCGTAAGAGTGAGGCCGGCCGTCACAATGGCTATATAAAAAATGTTCAAATGGTTACTGTCGATGAATTTTGTCTAACCAACACAATAGATAAAGTGGATTTTATTAAGGTCGACATAGAGGGCGGTGAAGTCGGTCTTGTTGTTGGCGCTGAAAAGACCATAAAGAGGCACCGTCCCAATTTGGCAATTGCCGTTTATCATGCGGCTGAGAACGCGAACCTCATTGTGGATTTTATTGAAAAATTATCGGTGGGCTATGAAATACGCGTCAAAGGCATCGTTGATTTCGCTGGGGTGCCACGACCGGTGATGGTGCATTGTTATCACGCCAAATGA